In Taeniopygia guttata chromosome Z, bTaeGut7.mat, whole genome shotgun sequence, one genomic interval encodes:
- the ENC1 gene encoding ectoderm-neural cortex protein 1, producing the protein MSVSMHENRKSRASTGSINIYLFHKSSYADSVLTHLNLLRQQRLFTDVLLHAGNRSFPCHRAVLAACSRYFEAMFSGGLKESQDSEVNFHNSIHPEVLELLLDYAYSSRVIINEENAESLLEAGDMLEFQDIRDACAEFLEKNLHPTNCLGMLLLSDAHQCTKLYELSWRMCLSNFQSISKSEDFLQLPKDMVVQLLSSEELETEDERLVYESAINWVNYDLSKRHCYLPELLQTVRLALLPAIYLMENVAMEELITKQRKSKEIVEESIRCKLKILQNDGVVTSLCARPRKTGHSLFLLGGQTFMCDKLYLVDQKAKEIIPKADIPSPRKEFSACAIGCKVYITGGRGSENGVSKDVWVYDTLHEEWSKAAPMLVARFGHGSAELKHCLYVVGGHTAATGCLPASPSVSLKQVEQYDPVTNKWTMVAPLREGVSNAAVVSAKLKLFAFGGTSVSHDKLPKVQCYDQCENRWTVPATCPQPWRYTAAAVLGNQIFIMGGDTEFSACSAYKFNSEAYQWTKVGDVTAKRMSCHAVASGNKLYVVGGYFGIQRCKTLDCYDPTLDVWNSITTVPYSLIPTAFVSTWKHLPS; encoded by the coding sequence ATGTCGGTCAGCATGCATGAAAATCGCAAGTCTAGGGCCAGTACTGGCTCCATAAACATATATTTGTTCCACAAATCATCCTATGCTGATAGTGTCCTTACTCACCTGAACCTCCTGCGTCAGCAGCGTCTCTTTACAGATGTACTTCTCCATGCTGGAAACAGGTCGTTCCCCTGCCACAGAGCAGTTCTAGCTGCTTGTAGCCGCTATTTTGAAGCAATGTTCAGCGGAGGACTGAAAGAGAGCCAGGACAGTGAAGTCAACTTTCACAATTCTATTCACCCAGAAGTTCTGGAGCTTCTTCTGGACTATGCATATTCCTCCAGAGTTATCATCAATGAGGAAAATGCAGAGTCACTGCTGGAGGCTGGTGACATGCTGGAGTTCCAGGACATTAGGGATGCTTGTGCAGAGTTTCTAGAGAAAAACCTTCATCCCACCAACTGTCTTGgtatgctgctgctgtcagatgCTCATCAGTGTACCAAGCTGTATGAGCTCTCTTGGAGGATGTGCCTTAGCAACTTCCAGAGTATCAGTAAAAGCGAAGACTTCCTCCAGCTGCCAAAAGACATGGTAGTGCAACTCCTTTCCAGTGAAGAATTAGAAACTGAAGACGAGAGGCTGGTATATGAATCAGCTATCAACTGGGTCAACTATGACCTGAGTAAGCGTCACTGTTACCTGCCAGAGCTACTGCAGACAGTGAGACTGGCCCTCCTGCCAGCCATATACCTTATGGAGAATGTGGCCATGGAAGAACTTATCACcaagcaaaggaaaagcaaggagaTTGTAGAAGAATCAATAAGATGCAAGTTGAAGATTTTACAGAATGATGGAGTGGTCACCAGCTTGTGTGCCAGACCCCGAAAAACCGGCcattcactttttcttttggGTGGCCAAACCTTTATGTGTGACAAGCTGTATTTGGTAGACCAAAAGGCAAAGGAGATAATTCCAAAAGCTGACATTCCAAGCCCACGGAAAGAATTCAGTGCTTGTGCCATAGGCTGCAAAGTGTATATCACTGGGGGGCGAGGATCAGAGAATGGAGTCTCCAAAGATGTTTGGGTGTATGACACTCTTCATGAGGAGTGGTCGAAGGCTGCTCCCATGCTGGTAGCTAGGTTTGGCCATGGCTCTGCTGAACTTAAGCACTGTTTGTACGTAGTAGGAGGGCACACTGCAGCAACTGGTTGCCTTCCAGCTTCCCCTTCAGTATCCCTAAAGCAAGTAGAACAGTATGACCCTGTGACCAACAAATGGACCATGGTTGCCCCACTGCGAGAGGGAGTAAGCAATGCAGCTGTAGTCAGTGCAAAGCTGAAGCTGTTTGCTTTCGGTGGTACCAGTGTTAGCCATGACAAGCTGCCCAAAGTCCAGTGCTATGATCAGTGTGAAAACAGATGGACTGTACCAGccacctgcccccagccctggcgCTACACGGCTGCAGCTGTTCTGGGGAACCAGATTTTTATTATGGGTGGAGATACTGAATTCTCTGCATGCTCTGCTTATAAATTTAACAGTGAGGCGTACCAGTGGACTAAGGTGGGAGATGTGACAGCAAAGCGAATGAGCTGCCATGCAGTGGCATCTGGAAACAAATTGTATGTGGTTGGAGGCTACTTTGGCATTCAGAGGTGCAAAACATTGGACTGCTATGATCCCACGTTAGATGTATGGAACAGCATAACAACTGTGCCCTATTCATTAATTCCCACGGCATTTGTCAGCACATGGAAGCACCTCCCTTCCTAA